The following are encoded in a window of Amycolatopsis lexingtonensis genomic DNA:
- a CDS encoding DUF4383 domain-containing protein: protein MFLLVGVLGFVPCITTDHDRLGFAGHDSMGLLFGVIGLAAARTARGARAFLIAGGAVYLVLWLYGLVIDRGSDANFVPVNTADNWLHLGLGIGMIALGLLTARAGRGPGYTS, encoded by the coding sequence ATGTTCCTGCTGGTCGGCGTCCTCGGCTTCGTCCCGTGCATCACCACGGATCATGACCGGCTCGGCTTCGCCGGCCACGACTCGATGGGCCTGCTGTTCGGGGTCATCGGCCTGGCCGCGGCCCGCACCGCGCGCGGCGCCCGGGCGTTCCTGATCGCCGGTGGCGCCGTCTACCTGGTGCTCTGGCTGTACGGCCTGGTCATCGACCGCGGCAGTGACGCGAACTTCGTGCCGGTCAACACCGCGGACAACTGGCTGCACCTGGGCTTGGGCATCGGCATGATCGCGCTGGGCCTGCTGACCGCGCGGGCGGGCCGCGGGCCGGGCTACACCTCCTGA
- the ctaD gene encoding cytochrome c oxidase subunit I, whose protein sequence is MTETVHRTTPIAHRPVRRGRRGATLLKTIGTTDHKTIGVLYLSTSFGFFLIGGLTALLMRGELARPGLQFLSPEQYNQLFTMHGTIMLLLYATPNVFGFANFVLPLQIGSPDVAFPRLNAFSYWLYLFGGLIVLSGYVTPGGPPDFGWTAYTPLSNAIHSPGVGGDLWITGLIVAGLGTILGAVNMITTVVCLRCPGMLMWRMPIFTWNILLTSVLILLAFPILTAALFGLLADRHLGAHVFDPENGGAILWQHLFWFFGHPEVYIVALPYFGIVTEIIPVFSRKPLFGYRTMVFATIGITALSAAVWAHHMFATGAVLLPFFSIMTFLIAVPTGIKFFNWIGTMWRGQLTFESPMLWSVGFLVTFLLGGLTGVILAAPPLDFHIHDTYFVVAHFHYVLFGTIVFATFAGIYFWFPKITGRMLDEPLAKWHFWTTFAGFHTTFLIQHWLGDAGMPRRYADYLSSDGFTWMHMVSTIGAFLLGLSVLPFIWNVVKSYRYGEPVGVDDPWGYGNSLEWATTSPPPRHNFLDLPRIRSERPAFELHHPHMVERMRAEGHVAKGHPERTSSSG, encoded by the coding sequence ATGACCGAAACGGTGCACCGCACGACCCCGATCGCCCACCGGCCGGTGCGGCGCGGCCGGCGCGGTGCCACGCTCCTCAAGACGATCGGCACCACCGACCACAAGACGATCGGCGTGCTGTACCTGTCGACGTCGTTCGGGTTCTTCCTGATCGGCGGCCTGACGGCGCTGCTGATGCGCGGCGAGCTGGCGCGCCCGGGCCTGCAGTTCCTGTCACCCGAGCAGTACAACCAGCTCTTCACCATGCACGGCACGATCATGCTGCTGCTCTACGCGACGCCGAACGTGTTCGGGTTCGCGAACTTCGTCCTGCCGCTGCAGATCGGCTCGCCGGACGTCGCGTTCCCGCGGCTCAACGCGTTCTCCTACTGGCTGTACCTCTTCGGCGGCCTGATCGTGCTCTCCGGCTACGTCACTCCCGGCGGCCCGCCCGACTTCGGCTGGACCGCCTACACCCCGCTGTCGAACGCGATCCACTCCCCCGGCGTCGGCGGCGACCTGTGGATCACCGGGCTGATCGTCGCCGGGCTCGGCACGATCCTCGGCGCGGTCAACATGATCACGACCGTGGTGTGCCTGCGCTGCCCGGGGATGCTCATGTGGCGCATGCCGATCTTCACCTGGAACATCCTGCTGACGTCGGTGCTGATCCTGCTGGCGTTCCCGATCCTGACGGCGGCGCTGTTCGGGCTGCTGGCCGACCGGCACCTCGGCGCGCACGTGTTCGACCCCGAAAACGGCGGGGCGATCCTCTGGCAGCACCTGTTCTGGTTCTTCGGCCACCCCGAGGTCTACATCGTCGCGTTGCCCTACTTCGGGATCGTCACCGAGATCATCCCGGTGTTCAGCCGCAAGCCCTTGTTCGGCTACCGGACCATGGTGTTCGCGACGATCGGGATCACGGCGCTGTCGGCGGCGGTCTGGGCGCACCACATGTTCGCCACCGGCGCCGTGCTGCTGCCGTTCTTCTCGATCATGACGTTCCTCATCGCGGTGCCGACCGGGATCAAGTTCTTCAACTGGATCGGCACGATGTGGCGGGGACAGCTGACGTTCGAGTCGCCGATGCTGTGGTCGGTCGGCTTCCTCGTCACGTTCCTGCTCGGCGGGCTGACCGGGGTCATCCTCGCCGCCCCGCCGCTGGACTTCCACATCCACGACACGTACTTCGTCGTCGCCCACTTCCACTACGTGCTCTTCGGCACGATCGTCTTCGCGACCTTCGCCGGCATCTACTTCTGGTTCCCCAAGATCACCGGCCGGATGCTGGACGAACCGCTGGCGAAGTGGCACTTCTGGACGACGTTCGCCGGCTTCCACACGACGTTCCTCATCCAGCACTGGCTGGGCGACGCGGGCATGCCGCGCCGCTACGCCGATTACCTGTCCTCGGACGGGTTCACCTGGATGCACATGGTGTCCACGATCGGCGCGTTCCTGCTGGGGCTTTCGGTGCTGCCGTTCATCTGGAACGTCGTCAAGAGCTACCGCTACGGCGAACCGGTCGGCGTCGACGACCCGTGGGGCTACGGCAACTCGCTCGAGTGGGCCACCACCAGCCCGCCGCCCCGGCACAACTTCCTCGACCTGCCCCGGATCCGCTCCGAGCGCCCGGCGTTCGAGCTGCACCACCCGCACATGGTCGAGCGCATGCGCGCGGAAGGCCACGTCGCCAAGGGCCACCCGGAGCGAACGTCATCATCTGGATGA
- a CDS encoding Hsp20/alpha crystallin family protein, protein MLMRTDPFRELDRFAQQVLGTPGTWTKPAAMPMDAYRAGDEFVVCFDLPGVSPDAIELDIERNVLTVKAERRPVAGGDDVQMQVSERPLGVFSRQLFLGDTLDTDHIAADYEAGVLTLRIPVAEKAKPRRIEISGAASDRKEIQA, encoded by the coding sequence ATGTTGATGCGCACCGACCCGTTCCGCGAGCTGGACCGCTTCGCCCAGCAGGTCCTCGGCACCCCCGGCACCTGGACCAAGCCGGCCGCGATGCCGATGGACGCCTACCGCGCCGGCGACGAGTTCGTCGTCTGCTTCGATCTGCCCGGTGTCTCCCCCGACGCGATCGAGCTGGACATCGAGCGGAACGTGCTGACCGTCAAGGCCGAACGGCGCCCGGTCGCCGGCGGCGACGACGTGCAGATGCAGGTCTCCGAACGCCCCCTCGGCGTCTTCTCCCGGCAGCTGTTCCTCGGCGACACCCTGGACACCGACCACATCGCCGCCGACTACGAGGCCGGCGTGCTGACCCTGCGCATCCCGGTGGCCGAAAAGGCCAAGCCGCGGCGCATCGAAATCAGCGGCGCCGCCTCCGACCGCAAGGAAATCCAGGCCTGA
- a CDS encoding PP2C family protein-serine/threonine phosphatase gives MDRSLAVERLLRDVPPHDLPRALRAALREHFGAESVELLMADYALTELCQVGEQPYTSEPIPVDGTTPGAAFVAQAAAFEPAGDGVTGYLPVSVRGDRLGVLAVTLPAEPEPPVWAELERFAEAVAHELFVADRDTDLYIQARRSSRLTLAAEMQWQLLPGRACTRAEFALGGQLEPAYAIYGDCFDWSASASKLAVTLINGMGEGSEAALLTNLAINALRNARRAGIPLDAQAELADQALYAHYRGAEHVAALLLEFDLATGAVAVVDAGSPRLWRLRDGKAERVLFDEQLPLGTFDGTIYEVESLQAAESDRFVFVSDGVYNAVGTHGERYGDRELAEAVTATAELPAAHVPGAVLRELTTRRHGGQAEDDAMVVCLDWFGPAPVAGSGAGISVRRAD, from the coding sequence TTGGACAGATCCCTGGCGGTGGAGCGTCTCCTCCGTGACGTACCGCCGCACGACCTGCCCCGGGCCTTGCGCGCGGCGCTGCGCGAGCACTTCGGTGCCGAGTCGGTGGAACTGCTGATGGCCGACTACGCACTGACTGAACTGTGCCAGGTGGGCGAACAGCCGTACACGTCGGAGCCGATCCCGGTCGACGGGACCACGCCGGGCGCGGCGTTCGTCGCGCAGGCGGCCGCGTTCGAGCCGGCCGGCGACGGCGTCACCGGGTACCTGCCGGTCAGCGTGCGCGGGGACCGGCTCGGCGTCCTGGCGGTCACGCTGCCGGCCGAACCCGAGCCGCCCGTCTGGGCCGAGCTCGAGCGGTTCGCCGAAGCCGTGGCCCACGAACTGTTCGTGGCCGACCGCGACACCGACCTCTACATCCAGGCCCGGCGGTCGTCGCGGCTGACGCTCGCCGCGGAGATGCAGTGGCAGCTGCTGCCCGGCCGCGCCTGCACCCGCGCGGAGTTCGCGCTCGGCGGCCAGCTCGAACCCGCGTATGCCATCTACGGCGACTGCTTCGACTGGTCGGCGTCCGCGAGCAAGCTCGCCGTCACGCTGATCAACGGCATGGGGGAGGGCAGCGAGGCGGCGCTGCTGACGAATCTCGCGATCAACGCGCTGCGCAACGCCCGCCGCGCCGGGATCCCGCTCGACGCGCAGGCCGAGCTCGCCGACCAGGCGCTCTACGCGCACTACCGCGGCGCCGAGCACGTGGCCGCGCTGCTGCTGGAATTCGACCTCGCCACCGGCGCGGTGGCCGTGGTCGACGCCGGCTCGCCCCGGCTCTGGCGGCTGCGGGACGGGAAGGCCGAGCGGGTCCTCTTCGACGAACAGCTGCCGCTCGGCACGTTCGACGGCACGATCTACGAGGTCGAAAGCCTCCAGGCGGCCGAAAGCGACCGGTTCGTGTTCGTCAGCGACGGCGTCTACAACGCGGTCGGCACGCACGGCGAGCGCTACGGCGACCGCGAACTCGCCGAGGCCGTCACCGCGACCGCCGAGCTGCCCGCCGCGCACGTCCCGGGCGCGGTCCTGCGGGAGCTGACGACGCGCCGGCACGGTGGCCAGGCGGAGGACGACGCGATGGTCGTGTGCCTCGACTGGTTCGGCCCGGCCCCGGTGGCGGGCAGCGGAGCCGGGATTTCGGTGCGGCGGGCGGACTGA
- a CDS encoding MarR family transcriptional regulator, whose translation MADLARLFASVLEGVTDVSPRPLSVSQLRAVVALDRRDGVNLRELAEQLGSTPPLVSRLCDRLEAVGFLERLPSARSRRELTLRLSDRGRAYLQDLRSRRRDRVEALLAKMTPAGRDALAAGLEEYRALADETPDLHR comes from the coding sequence GTGGCCGATCTCGCGCGTCTCTTCGCATCGGTCCTGGAAGGCGTCACGGATGTCTCGCCGCGGCCGCTGTCGGTGTCCCAGCTGCGCGCGGTCGTCGCGCTCGACCGCCGCGACGGGGTCAACCTGCGGGAGCTGGCCGAGCAGCTCGGTTCCACCCCGCCGCTGGTGAGCAGGCTGTGCGACCGGCTGGAAGCCGTGGGTTTCCTCGAGCGCCTCCCCAGCGCGCGCAGCAGGCGGGAGCTGACGCTGCGGCTGTCCGACCGCGGCCGCGCCTACCTGCAGGACCTGCGGTCCCGGCGCCGGGACCGCGTCGAGGCGCTGCTGGCGAAGATGACGCCCGCCGGCCGGGACGCGCTCGCGGCCGGCCTGGAGGAGTACCGGGCCCTCGCCGACGAGACCCCGGATTTGCATCGCTGA